Proteins encoded in a region of the Ancylobacter sp. SL191 genome:
- a CDS encoding nitrite/sulfite reductase, producing the protein MYVYDEFDRAFLAERVAEFRDQVGRRLSGALSEDEFKPLRLMNGVYLQLHAYMLRIAIPYGTLNADQLRRMAHVARRYDRGYGHFTTRQNIQFNWIKLEELPEAMAALAEVGVHGIQTSGNCIRNVTTDQWAGATPGEYDDPRIWAEILRQYSTLHPEFTYLPRKFKIAITAAPQDRAAIKVHDVGLRLHRNEAGELGFEVLVGGGLGRTPFVGKLVRPFLPARDLLSYIEAIMRVYNQYGRRDNIYKARIKILVHEIGAEEFSKAVEAEWEAIREGALKMTDEMIAEIRGRFLYPDFAALADNPPELAEALKDARFATWHANSVHTHKVPGHAIVTISLKPVGAPPGDATADQMDVVADLADRYAFSEIRVGHEQNLCLPNVAQKDLPALWAALDAAGLATPNVNHVSDIIACPGLDYCALANARAIPVAQEIAKRFSDLDRSRGIGRLHINISGCINACGHHHVGHIGILGVEKNGQEFYQITLGGRADEKAQLGTLLGPAVSYEQVPGLIEDVVETYLELRAGPQELFIDTVARLGVEPFKERVYAAH; encoded by the coding sequence ATGTATGTCTATGATGAATTCGACCGCGCCTTCCTGGCCGAACGCGTCGCGGAATTCCGCGACCAGGTCGGCCGGCGCCTGTCCGGCGCGCTGAGCGAGGACGAGTTCAAGCCGCTGCGGCTGATGAACGGCGTCTATCTGCAGCTGCACGCCTATATGCTGCGCATCGCCATTCCCTATGGCACTCTGAATGCCGACCAGCTCCGCCGCATGGCCCATGTCGCCCGCCGCTATGATCGCGGCTACGGCCATTTCACCACGCGGCAGAACATCCAGTTCAACTGGATCAAGCTGGAGGAACTGCCCGAGGCGATGGCCGCGCTCGCCGAGGTCGGCGTCCACGGCATCCAGACCTCGGGCAACTGCATCCGCAACGTTACCACCGACCAGTGGGCCGGCGCGACGCCCGGCGAGTATGACGACCCGCGCATCTGGGCGGAGATCCTGCGCCAGTACTCGACGCTGCACCCCGAATTCACCTATCTGCCGCGCAAGTTCAAGATCGCCATCACCGCCGCCCCGCAGGACCGCGCCGCCATCAAGGTCCACGATGTCGGCCTGCGGCTGCACCGTAACGAGGCGGGCGAGCTCGGCTTCGAGGTGCTGGTCGGCGGCGGTCTCGGCCGCACGCCTTTCGTCGGCAAGCTGGTGCGCCCCTTCCTGCCGGCGCGCGACCTGCTGAGCTACATTGAAGCCATCATGCGCGTGTACAATCAGTACGGGCGCCGCGACAACATCTACAAGGCGCGCATCAAGATCCTCGTCCACGAGATCGGCGCGGAGGAATTCTCCAAGGCGGTTGAGGCCGAATGGGAGGCGATCCGCGAGGGCGCCCTCAAGATGACCGACGAGATGATCGCCGAGATCCGCGGCCGCTTCCTCTACCCGGATTTCGCCGCGCTCGCCGACAACCCGCCGGAACTGGCCGAGGCACTCAAGGATGCGCGCTTCGCCACCTGGCACGCCAATTCGGTGCACACCCACAAGGTGCCCGGCCACGCCATCGTCACCATCTCGCTCAAACCCGTCGGCGCGCCCCCCGGGGACGCCACGGCGGACCAGATGGATGTCGTCGCCGACCTTGCCGACCGCTACGCCTTTAGCGAGATCCGCGTCGGCCATGAGCAGAATCTCTGCCTGCCCAATGTCGCGCAAAAGGATCTGCCGGCGCTGTGGGCGGCGCTCGACGCGGCGGGCCTCGCCACGCCGAACGTCAACCATGTGAGCGACATCATCGCCTGCCCGGGGCTCGACTACTGCGCGCTGGCCAATGCCCGCGCCATTCCGGTGGCGCAGGAAATCGCCAAGCGCTTTTCCGACCTCGACCGCTCGCGCGGCATCGGCCGGCTGCACATCAACATCTCCGGCTGCATCAATGCGTGCGGTCATCACCATGTCGGCCATATCGGCATTCTCGGCGTCGAGAAGAACGGCCAGGAATTCTACCAGATCACGCTGGGCGGGCGCGCCGATGAAAAGGCCCAGCTCGGCACTTTGCTCGGGCCAGCCGTGTCCTATGAGCAGGTGCCCGGCCTTATCGAGGACGTGGTGGAGACCTATCTGGAGCTGAGAGCGGGCCCGCAGGAGCTTTTCATCGACACCGTCGCCCGCCTCGGCGTCGAGCCCTTCAAGGAGCGCGTCTATGCCGCTCATTGA
- a CDS encoding DUF2849 domain-containing protein produces the protein MAAPQQQKLKVNGPVTVTANRLADGAVVWRTAEGGWSADLADAAVVTTADAAIALLAGAQQRDIEAVGAYVAPVLLGEDGSVQPGNLRERIRVAGPTFELPH, from the coding sequence ATGGCGGCGCCGCAGCAGCAGAAACTGAAGGTCAACGGCCCCGTCACGGTGACGGCAAACCGGCTGGCGGACGGGGCTGTGGTGTGGCGCACGGCTGAGGGCGGCTGGTCGGCGGACCTCGCCGATGCCGCCGTGGTGACCACGGCCGACGCCGCCATCGCCCTGCTCGCCGGCGCGCAGCAGCGCGACATCGAGGCGGTCGGCGCCTATGTGGCTCCGGTCCTGCTTGGCGAAGACGGCTCGGTCCAGCCGGGGAACCTGCGCGAGCGCATCCGCGTCGCCGGCCCCACCTTCGAGCTGCCGCACTGA
- the cysD gene encoding sulfate adenylyltransferase subunit CysD, giving the protein MSTADDRLDELEAQSIYIFREAFARMKRMALLWSLGKDSNVMIWLARKAFLGHVPFPVMHVDTGKKFKEMYDFRDHYAGEWGLDLRVEPCPPLEQMDPTLPPATRSAARKTEGLKLALEKFGFDAVVAGIRRDEEATRAKERVFSPRGLEGDWNVREQPPEFWDHFNATLPAGAHLRVHPILHWTELDIWAYTQREKIPVIPLYFSKDGKRYRSLGDQDITFPVASPAATIEEILIELATTKVPERSGRAMDHESEDSFERLRVAGYL; this is encoded by the coding sequence ATGTCCACCGCCGACGACCGGCTCGACGAGCTCGAGGCTCAGAGCATCTACATCTTCCGGGAGGCCTTTGCGCGCATGAAGCGCATGGCTTTGCTGTGGTCGCTCGGCAAGGATTCCAACGTGATGATCTGGCTGGCGCGCAAGGCCTTTCTCGGCCATGTGCCGTTCCCGGTCATGCATGTCGATACCGGCAAGAAGTTCAAGGAAATGTACGATTTCCGCGACCACTATGCCGGGGAATGGGGCCTCGATTTGCGCGTCGAGCCGTGCCCGCCGCTGGAGCAGATGGACCCGACCCTGCCGCCGGCCACCCGCTCGGCCGCGCGCAAGACGGAAGGGTTGAAGCTGGCGCTGGAGAAGTTCGGCTTCGACGCCGTGGTCGCCGGCATCCGCCGCGACGAGGAGGCGACCCGCGCCAAGGAGCGCGTCTTCTCCCCGCGCGGGCTGGAAGGCGACTGGAATGTGCGCGAGCAGCCCCCGGAATTCTGGGACCATTTCAACGCCACGCTGCCGGCCGGCGCTCATCTGCGCGTCCACCCGATCCTGCATTGGACCGAGCTGGACATCTGGGCCTACACGCAGCGCGAGAAAATTCCCGTCATCCCGCTGTACTTCTCGAAGGACGGCAAGCGCTACCGCTCGCTCGGCGACCAGGACATCACCTTCCCCGTCGCCTCGCCGGCGGCGACCATCGAGGAGATCCTGATCGAGCTCGCCACCACCAAGGTGCCCGAGCGTTCGGGCCGGGCGATGGACCACGAATCCGAAGATTCCTTCGAGCGACTGCGCGTCGCCGGCTATCTGTGA
- the cysC gene encoding adenylyl-sulfate kinase: MSATVTTATATSFTTPAPVAAADRQLVRIVIVGHVDHGKSTLIGRLLHETGGIPSQKLEQLKEISARRGMPFEWSFLLDSLQAERDQGITIDTSQIRFQTPSRDIILIDAPGHAEFLRNMITGAAQADAAFLLIDAAEGVRDQTRRHGYLLHLLGVKQVAVVVNKMDRVDFSETVFRAIETEISAYLAGLGVRASAVIPISAREGDGVSAHGTRTPWYEGPTVLQALDGFEPARAAGDLALRMPVQAVYKFDDRRIVAGRLETGSLKVGDEVVFQPSGKSAVIKTIESWPVPPAGQELTALAAGAPAALTLDREIFVERGEILSTPAARPHATRRLRVRLFWLAEEALEVGTPLIVRLATSEARATVAAVHEVVDPGHLSTFESKSIGRNQVGEVEFALSRPIAADPHGLNPRTGRVALELGGRIAGGGLVISVLGAESVAPPVARNITPVASAVTFEERIARFGHDGAVVWLTGLSGSGKTTIARALERRLFNRGGLVTLLDGDTLRAGLNSDLGFSDAERAENNRRLAEVASLLKGLGHVVLVAAVSPSAAARARVRAIVGPGFYEVHVSAPLDVCEARDPKGLYAKARAGEIRGFTGIDAPYETPEAPELVIETDKLDRSAAVDRIEALLAETGVFHKAEPVADDAGI; encoded by the coding sequence ATGTCTGCGACTGTTACCACTGCAACTGCGACCAGTTTCACCACGCCCGCGCCCGTCGCCGCCGCCGACCGCCAGCTCGTGCGCATCGTCATTGTCGGCCATGTCGATCATGGCAAGTCGACGCTGATCGGCCGCCTGCTGCACGAGACCGGCGGCATCCCCAGCCAGAAGCTCGAGCAGCTGAAGGAAATCTCCGCCCGGCGCGGCATGCCCTTCGAATGGTCCTTCCTGCTCGACAGCCTGCAGGCCGAGCGCGACCAGGGCATCACCATCGACACCAGCCAGATCCGCTTCCAGACCCCCTCGCGCGACATCATCCTCATCGACGCCCCGGGCCATGCGGAATTCCTGCGCAACATGATCACCGGCGCTGCGCAGGCCGATGCCGCCTTCCTGCTGATCGACGCCGCCGAGGGCGTGCGCGACCAGACAAGGCGGCACGGCTATCTGCTGCACCTGCTCGGCGTGAAGCAGGTCGCGGTGGTCGTGAACAAGATGGACCGCGTCGATTTCTCCGAGACGGTGTTCCGCGCGATCGAGACCGAGATCAGCGCCTATCTCGCCGGCCTCGGCGTGCGGGCGAGCGCGGTGATCCCGATTTCCGCCCGCGAGGGCGACGGCGTGTCCGCCCATGGCACGCGCACGCCCTGGTATGAGGGCCCGACCGTGCTTCAGGCGCTGGACGGTTTCGAGCCGGCGCGGGCGGCGGGCGACCTTGCCCTGCGCATGCCGGTGCAGGCGGTCTACAAGTTCGACGACCGGCGCATCGTCGCCGGCCGCCTCGAGACCGGCAGCCTCAAGGTCGGCGACGAGGTGGTGTTCCAGCCTTCCGGCAAGAGCGCGGTGATCAAGACCATCGAGAGCTGGCCGGTGCCGCCCGCCGGGCAGGAGCTAACGGCGCTGGCCGCCGGCGCTCCGGCCGCGCTGACGCTCGACCGCGAGATCTTTGTCGAGCGCGGCGAGATCCTCTCCACCCCCGCCGCCCGCCCCCATGCCACGCGCCGCCTGCGCGTGCGCCTGTTCTGGCTGGCGGAGGAGGCGCTGGAGGTCGGCACGCCGCTGATCGTGCGCCTCGCTACCTCGGAGGCGCGCGCTACTGTCGCGGCGGTGCATGAGGTGGTCGATCCCGGCCATCTCTCGACCTTCGAGTCCAAGAGCATCGGCCGCAACCAGGTGGGCGAGGTGGAGTTCGCGCTGTCCCGCCCCATTGCTGCCGATCCGCATGGGCTGAACCCGCGCACCGGCCGCGTGGCGCTGGAACTCGGCGGGCGCATCGCCGGCGGTGGTCTCGTCATTTCCGTGCTCGGCGCGGAGAGCGTGGCGCCGCCGGTCGCGCGCAACATCACTCCGGTCGCTTCGGCCGTGACCTTTGAGGAGCGGATCGCCCGCTTTGGTCATGACGGCGCGGTGGTCTGGCTCACCGGCCTGTCGGGCTCGGGCAAGACGACCATCGCCCGCGCGCTGGAACGCCGCCTGTTCAACCGGGGCGGCCTCGTCACCCTGCTCGACGGCGACACGCTGCGCGCCGGGCTGAACAGCGATCTCGGCTTCTCCGATGCCGAGCGGGCCGAGAACAACCGGCGCCTCGCCGAGGTGGCGAGCCTGCTCAAGGGCCTCGGCCATGTCGTGCTGGTCGCCGCCGTCTCGCCCTCCGCCGCGGCGCGGGCGCGGGTGCGCGCGATAGTCGGGCCGGGCTTCTACGAGGTGCATGTCTCCGCCCCGCTCGATGTGTGCGAGGCGCGCGATCCGAAGGGGCTGTACGCCAAGGCGCGGGCCGGCGAGATTCGCGGCTTCACCGGCATCGACGCGCCCTATGAGACGCCCGAGGCGCCGGAGCTGGTGATCGAGACCGACAAGCTCGACCGGAGCGCGGCGGTCGACCGCATCGAGGCGCTGCTGGCGGAGACCGGCGTGTTCCACAAGGCTGAGCCGGTGGCCGACGACGCGGGGATCTGA
- a CDS encoding DUF429 domain-containing protein, protein MAQTPMRVAGVDGCKGGWVAVIVAPDGTMNARRLTALTDLIDAPTPPEIIAIDMPIGLPETVEAKGRAPERLVRPLLGGRQSSVFSMPARAAVYASVDPAVAEEARYRHACEVARATSTPPKAVAKQAFHIFPKIIEIDLLLRARPALQARLHECHPEVSFRVMNGAPLDVPKKVRNAPHAPGLALRRTLLEAAGFPPALLGAAHARALSVGADDLIDAAAAAWTARRLARGEAISFPAPPERDALGLPMAIWA, encoded by the coding sequence GTGGCGCAAACGCCGATGCGCGTCGCGGGGGTGGATGGCTGCAAGGGCGGCTGGGTGGCGGTGATCGTCGCGCCGGACGGGACGATGAACGCCCGCCGCCTCACGGCGCTCACCGACCTCATCGACGCGCCCACCCCGCCCGAGATTATCGCCATCGACATGCCGATCGGCCTGCCGGAGACGGTCGAGGCGAAGGGCCGTGCGCCCGAGCGGCTGGTGCGCCCGCTTCTCGGCGGGCGGCAATCCAGCGTCTTCTCCATGCCCGCGCGCGCGGCGGTCTATGCCAGCGTCGACCCGGCGGTCGCCGAGGAGGCGCGCTACCGCCATGCCTGCGAGGTGGCGCGGGCGACCTCCACCCCGCCCAAGGCGGTCGCCAAGCAAGCCTTTCACATCTTCCCGAAGATCATCGAGATCGACTTGCTGCTACGCGCGCGGCCCGCGCTTCAGGCCCGCCTGCATGAGTGCCACCCGGAGGTGAGCTTCCGGGTGATGAACGGCGCGCCGCTCGATGTGCCTAAGAAGGTAAGGAACGCCCCGCACGCGCCGGGCCTCGCGCTCCGCCGCACCCTGCTGGAGGCGGCCGGCTTTCCCCCGGCCCTGCTCGGCGCCGCCCATGCCCGCGCCCTCAGTGTCGGCGCCGACGATCTCATCGACGCCGCGGCCGCCGCCTGGACGGCCCGCCGGCTGGCACGCGGCGAGGCGATCAGCTTCCCCGCCCCTCCCGAGCGCGACGCGCTGGGACTGCCGATGGCGATCTGGGCCTAG
- a CDS encoding NAD(P)/FAD-dependent oxidoreductase encodes MDESFDVIIVGGAIMGAAAAYFLTRDPAFTGRVAVIERDPSFARASTTLSAASLRQQFSIPENIRMSLFGLDFLRGAKERFGPDTGLAWHEGGYLILASETGRPILEANHRVQQAEGADIALMDPAALKATFPWLNVEDIAAGAYGVSGEGWFDAHALLACLRTAAKAQGAHFITAEVAAIERAGDRIAGVTLTDGRRLACGALVNAAGPWGGRVAAMAGIVLPVIGKKRCVFVVHCRTELPKLPLLVDPSGFYIRPEGTYQICGAPPVEDPDAGDDFEVDWSVFEESIWPALAHRIPAMEELKLVRAWAGHYEMNLLDHNAVIGPHPQVGNFYFMNGFSGHGLQQAPAAGRAIAEWITQGRSVSLDLDVFGYERIAAGRPHAELNII; translated from the coding sequence ATGGACGAGAGCTTCGACGTCATCATCGTGGGCGGCGCCATCATGGGCGCGGCGGCCGCCTATTTCCTCACGCGCGACCCGGCCTTCACCGGGCGCGTCGCGGTGATCGAGCGCGATCCCAGCTTCGCGCGCGCCTCCACCACCTTGTCGGCCGCCTCGCTGCGCCAGCAATTCTCCATCCCCGAGAACATCCGCATGTCGCTCTTCGGGCTGGACTTCCTGCGCGGCGCCAAGGAGCGCTTCGGGCCGGACACCGGTCTTGCCTGGCATGAGGGCGGCTATCTCATTCTCGCGAGCGAGACCGGGCGACCCATTCTTGAAGCGAACCACCGCGTGCAGCAGGCCGAGGGCGCCGACATCGCGCTGATGGACCCCGCCGCGCTGAAAGCCACCTTCCCCTGGCTCAATGTCGAGGATATCGCCGCCGGCGCCTATGGCGTCTCCGGCGAGGGCTGGTTCGACGCCCATGCGCTGCTCGCCTGCCTGCGTACGGCGGCCAAGGCGCAGGGCGCGCATTTCATCACCGCCGAGGTTGCCGCCATCGAGCGCGCGGGCGACCGCATCGCCGGGGTCACGCTGACCGACGGGCGGCGTCTCGCCTGTGGCGCGCTGGTCAATGCCGCCGGGCCGTGGGGCGGGCGGGTCGCCGCCATGGCCGGCATCGTGCTGCCGGTGATCGGCAAGAAGCGCTGCGTCTTCGTCGTGCATTGCCGGACCGAGCTGCCGAAGCTGCCGCTGCTGGTCGATCCCTCCGGCTTCTATATCCGCCCGGAAGGCACCTACCAGATCTGCGGCGCCCCGCCGGTGGAGGATCCCGACGCCGGCGATGATTTCGAGGTCGACTGGTCGGTCTTCGAGGAGAGCATCTGGCCGGCGCTCGCCCACCGCATCCCGGCCATGGAAGAGCTCAAGCTCGTGCGCGCCTGGGCCGGGCATTACGAGATGAACCTGCTCGACCATAACGCCGTCATCGGCCCGCACCCGCAGGTCGGCAATTTCTACTTCATGAACGGCTTTTCCGGCCACGGCCTGCAACAGGCCCCCGCCGCCGGCCGCGCCATCGCAGAATGGATCACCCAAGGCCGCTCCGTCTCGCTCGATCTCGACGTGTTCGGCTATGAGCGCATCGCCGCCGGGCGGCCCCATGCAGAGCTGAACATCATCTGA
- a CDS encoding HpcH/HpaI aldolase/citrate lyase family protein: MFAPIRPRRSVLYMPGSNARALEKARSLPCDGIIIDLEDAVAPEAKAEARGQVAATLAQGGFGRREVVVRVNGAGTPWFDADLAAIAQIAAAGAGVHAVLIPKVVDPETLRVVGRQLEALGAPSSLRLWAMIETPLAVLRALDIALAARDPVARLAVLVLGTNDLAKETGAQILPGRAPMASWLSHCVLAARAGGIELLDGVWNDFGDLDGFTRECVEAAQMGYDGKTLIHPSQIAPCNDAFSPPEAEIAVARALIAVFDRPEHAGRGVLQIDGRMYERMHADIARKRVALADAIAARS; this comes from the coding sequence ATGTTTGCGCCGATCCGACCCCGCCGCTCCGTCCTTTACATGCCGGGCTCCAATGCCCGGGCGCTGGAGAAGGCGCGAAGCCTGCCCTGCGACGGCATCATCATCGATCTGGAGGACGCCGTCGCGCCCGAGGCCAAGGCCGAGGCGCGCGGGCAGGTCGCCGCCACGCTGGCGCAAGGTGGCTTCGGCCGGCGCGAGGTGGTGGTGCGGGTGAACGGCGCCGGCACGCCGTGGTTCGACGCCGATCTCGCCGCCATCGCCCAGATCGCCGCCGCCGGCGCCGGGGTCCACGCGGTGCTGATCCCCAAAGTGGTCGATCCCGAGACCTTGCGGGTGGTCGGCCGGCAATTGGAGGCGCTCGGCGCGCCCTCCTCGCTGCGGCTCTGGGCGATGATCGAGACGCCGCTCGCCGTGCTGCGCGCGCTCGACATCGCGCTCGCCGCCCGCGATCCCGTTGCCCGGCTCGCCGTGCTGGTGCTCGGCACCAATGACCTCGCCAAGGAGACCGGCGCGCAGATCCTGCCCGGCCGCGCGCCCATGGCCTCCTGGCTTTCCCATTGCGTCCTCGCCGCGCGGGCGGGGGGCATCGAGCTGCTGGACGGGGTGTGGAACGATTTCGGCGATCTGGACGGTTTCACCCGCGAATGCGTGGAGGCGGCGCAGATGGGGTACGACGGCAAGACGCTGATCCATCCCAGCCAGATCGCCCCCTGCAACGACGCCTTCAGCCCACCCGAGGCGGAGATCGCCGTCGCGCGCGCGCTGATCGCCGTGTTCGACCGGCCGGAGCATGCCGGGCGCGGCGTGCTGCAGATCGACGGGCGGATGTATGAGCGCATGCACGCGGACATCGCCCGCAAGCGCGTGGCGCTGGCCGATGCCATCGCCGCGCGCAGTTGA
- a CDS encoding DUF1737 domain-containing protein, whose amino-acid sequence MKLYRFLTGPDDVAFCKRVSAALNRGWKLEGSPTLTFDPLKGRVICGQAIVKEVEGEWSDEVVLSDH is encoded by the coding sequence ATGAAGCTCTATCGCTTTCTCACCGGCCCGGACGACGTGGCCTTCTGCAAGCGGGTATCGGCCGCCCTCAACCGGGGCTGGAAGCTCGAGGGCAGCCCGACCCTCACCTTCGATCCGCTGAAAGGCCGGGTGATCTGCGGCCAGGCCATCGTCAAGGAGGTGGAGGGCGAGTGGTCGGATGAGGTGGTGCTGTCGGATCATTGA